In Clupea harengus chromosome 12, Ch_v2.0.2, whole genome shotgun sequence, the sequence ctagcaaattcaagcaccccgaatactatgatatacccaagccagactcttggaagtccatattcttcaagtaatggtgtCAGCCTAGacggagctagcttaaatacttttctagttatagcaatttgaaaatggctcttcagaaaaagCATCTGAAAATGCACATAACATAGTAGTTGCTAAAatatctttttgtgacaaaactattgggagtagagagctaatatttggggaagtatatgaacaaccttgaattttttcagccaaatctgagatggtcgagcgGGGAGATTTTCTTAAATTGGTATGTTTGGTGTGGAATGActcttcaatgaaaaggtaagattgtTGTGAATatttttgagtgaaagaccaagaggataaacagcaaagacattttttcatagcctgttttcctcatattcactaagggtgccaataattctggagggcactgtacatgcGGAAAGACAACCACTGCGGGCGGAGAGCAGAGAAGCGGTTTTCCCAGGGGGGTGATATCTTCACCTTCCCACTCAATGGATTAAAGGCGAggtctgtgattctggtgaaagggtTCTTGATGTTTGTGCTCGACACCCAATCAAAGACAACCCTCTCTTTTGtaaagcaacatgttgattgacTGGAATAGTTAAAGATTTGGTTCAAGccactgtttgtttcccatttacagggccaggactgtgtatgagtACTGGAGTTTGTTTGAGCGAACACagtgaatggacagctagaggacaaAAGTTAGACAAAAAGtgcattggattagaattgtggGCCTCATctttattgaaatgtttaacctctcattttcattttgacttctttctACCCTCCTTCCTTGTTCATCCCATGAAGTGCCCAGTGCGTCAATCAGCCGACTTCATCCCCTGCCCCCGCCTCTGAAACCTCCTGAGGATTCTGACTGGAGTCTTCACCGACACTGTTTTCTAAATTGCTTTGGCCACCTTGAAATCCCATGTTGTAGTCTCCAATTACACAGGGAGGGTGGGCCTTGTTCAAGAAATCCTGTCCCTGGGGACAAGTGGGATTCTTTTTTGGAAGTCTATAATTTTGTAAacattcaaaagaaaaaaggctGAAGATGTAACAGGTGTTACAAAGGTGTTGAGATGGGTATTATTTTCATCAACAGTGTTTCTTACTCTATTTCACTGCTGTGTAAACACTAAATGTCCAAGAAAATTGAAGTATAATTTAAAATCAGTGGTTGAACAAATAAGACTGAATTTGAATTATCTTTCAGGATATAGTGGAACTGATGAAACCGTCAACAAGCTAGTTGTCTACAAATAACCTCATGTTTCCTCTTCAGTGCTTGTTAACCCAAAATGGAATCCTTTTGCTAATTTAAAAAGGGCAATATTGCTGATATGTAAATTAAAGTGGTTATGTTTGTTAGTGATGAGAGGTGTGCCTAGCTGGTGTTCTATAAATCATAGCCACTGTGTTGTGAGTTGActacaaaacaaataatttaATATTACCACAGAAATCTAAATTTTTACTTTAAAGGTTTTCATCTCaactcaattacagtaaatggtggtgtggtgttgtatcCTACCCTAATTTAAAGTGGCAATGTAATACATACACTGGGCAAATATAACACACTAAGAttagaggaagagcagaggtcCCTGTATACTGGTATCCCCTAGAGAATTCAAGTAATTTCCAGTCAATTTCAATTAGAGTTCTGCAAGTGTTTTCACAAATGCTTGAAATGCTTATATATTATTAGATTACATGACATGAAAATGATTATGTATAAAACACATTCATCAAACACATCAAACCAATCTAAAAAAGAACTCTTTAAATTTGTTCATTTACACTTCACTCaattgtctttcttttctaaTAGTCATCAGAGTTAAGGACCCACCCATGTAAGGCTTGTTCTTATTTCACTTACTGAACATGTTTAAAACGGCAATCTGCCACTATTCCACATGTAttaaacataacataatatCAGTTCCTTCCTCAGAACTCTTGTTTGCGCCATGAAAATAATTCAAATTAGACTACAATGCATTAACATCAACAGTACATGTAACATTAAtgggttttttttctattaCACTAACCAAAGATGTGTCTAGATTCAAACTCTACCTCTGAAATGTTTAAGTGTAAGAAGACTTCAGTTTCACACTTTGAAGTATTATAGTAAGCTTATTTCTGACCTTACCTTGCATGGGGAGGATGGCCTGTTTGGGGGCTTTGGATTTTGAGGTGAGAGTAGATCCAGGTTTGGGTACTCTATAGCCTCTATAGCATGAACTGTTTTAGGAGCCGGACAATGCTGAACCAAATTGGCGACAGAAAGGGAATGAAAATGGATGACTGGGAGAGTGGACTAGCAGAAGGCGGACCACACCCCACAACGCTTCCTGTGTGTACCAGTGTGAGACATGAAATAGGAAAAGTAGCATCCTTATGTAACAAATTACAAACTGTTACACGCGATTTCAGAAATGAACCATTGAACTGTTGCATCAGTTGTTTACCACCAAATTCCTGTCAGGCACCGATGGTGCGTTGCATCATTGCCAATCGGTGTGAATGATGAGGACTCACCACTACACACTTACCAAACAAAGAATAGGCTTATGAACACCTAAATATCTTTTAAGTCCATTTCTATATGTATATTAACACATACTATATGGTAACTATGATCATTAAAGACCTAATTTGCCTATTTTCCAAGTGTTTGGTATAGTCATCGGTGACATGGTGTCCACTGGAAAAACTCCTTGTCTCCTAAACCTCCCCAGTAGTTTGTGATTGGGTAGAGTGGTTATCCCAGTGGTGTTGGGTCATCATGTAGGGTTGTCCTATGGAACAGTGCTTGGGGTTGGGGATCAGTctatgctgaaacacacactgcagccagagaggtcggagagagcgagagaagtcTGGCTAAGTTGGGATTTTTAGACAAAGCAAAGCACGGGACCAGGTCAAGGGAATCAATAACATCAGgtttgtgtgattttgtgacATCTTTGgggatttttttcttcaatttgaCATTTAACAAGCTGTATTTAGTCactgaattattattttttttaaacagtgcaGTCCCTGAAAAGGAGTAATCAAATATTTAACAATTGAGTGAATTTATAAGGGAAAAGAGCAGGTTCAAATATCTgtaatcttatttatttttgaagAGAAAATGATTATCAAAAGCTAATGTGATTTTAATGTGAAAGTCAATGTTTTTAGTGACTTAATTGACATTTAAAATCACAGTCCTGTAAAAATGATGATAAGTCTCTGAGACACAAGGCAGACATTAGCACTGAaatttgaaattaattaaatggTTAATTTACACTGCAGTGTATCCTGGAGGACTATGGACATTTTTCTATCTAACTTATCTGAAGAAGGCAGTTAATTTATCATTATTCTGCCGTGCACACTAGCACTCATGGCTTGGTTGACTAATAAATTGTTTGGAAGAATAGAATAGATTATAcaacatgaaaagtaacattaCTACGGTACCCATTTTCATATGAGAAAAATGCTAAAGAATTATGATACATAATCTATGTTCTATAGGGTTCTGGTGCTTCTGGTTACATATTCTAACCAGAGCCTGAGGAAGATTCCTTACTGCAGCTGTTGGTTATGTGTCAACAAAGCAGCCCATTAAGGACTAATTTAAATTTGAGATTTTTAGatgaaaatacaaacacatgatACTCTAAAGAACCGAGGATGGTTCATCTGAGATATTTTAACTTTTTGATAAATGTCATAACAGGCAACAAACTTTCTGGAAAGGCTCAGGAAGAAGAGGTTTCTTCACAAATATTGTCTcttaatatttgttttgtagTTTCCAATGAATTGCTTCAGCATGTGAGCTGTGTTTGCTTTAGTAAGTCAGTTTTGctgctttttttctttacttaaCCTTACAACACGGACATATGAGCCATATGTAGAACAGTGCCAAATACTTGTGGAACATCATAAATGTCACACACTGCACCGCTCTGTACATGGTTTCAGGTCAAATTCATATTGACCCATCTCCCGGGCAACAGAGGCAGCGCATGTTgttcatttacattcatttggaGACAGACTCCTATGTTTGCCTAGATCTGCAGGAGTTAATCATTTTGTGCAGCGATACCAGGTATGTTTAAGATCTTAGCCACTGCCACACATAGCAAAGAAACACTGCCTTAGTCGTGTCTTCACTCACTTCAGCGATGAGACCAGGTAGGATGctccaaaaagaaagaaaaatagctGAGGACATGGTTGTTCATTGTTGTATTTATCTCATATTATATATGGCTTCactgaaaatgtaacatttttaaTTGAAGGGATTACTATATCTttccaacaacaaaaaacaagggAAGAAATTGAAGATTTTCCTTAAATGTCTTTATTTCCTCTCATTTTTGCAAAATAATAATTCCTTCATCCTTATTTCAGCTTGAATTCATTGGACGGGAAGCTACGAAGGGTTTCCTTTGTGCAGCGCAGTCATGAGCGCCCTCTTTATCAACTCCACCCTGCTCCTCATACACCGACCATCCAACGCATCTGTGGTGGTACTGACAGTGTTCGAGGGGTGCAAGGATAAGCCTGAGGTCCTGCTGTTTTATTTCTGCCTGCAGTTCATCAACCTGTTCATGGGCGTCCCGGCCAACGTCATGGTCCTCTGGCTCATCCACAAGACCAAGGGGGACTCCTCCACGTCAGACATCTTCATCTTGCACCTGGCCGTCCTGGACACTTTCTTTTGCCTTATCCCGCCTCTGGAGTTCGCCAATCTCATGTATCTGACGGCGGACACCACCTGGTACGTCCTGCGCTTCTTCTACGGAGTGAAGGACTCCTcgcccctctttctctcctgcatcTGCATGGACCGCTACATGGCCGTGCGCCACCCCATCACCTTCACCGAGCTCAAGGACCGGAAGCACCGGCCTGTCTGTGCCGCCGTGGTGTGGCTCGTCACACTGGCGTACTCCGCCGCCAAGTGTGTGGGGAACATCCCAAACTTCGAAAAGGCCTTCACCGTCATGATCCTGGCTGCCTTCGTCTTCATGGTCTTCTGCAATGTCTCCATCCTCTGGGCCCTGAGACAATCAGGGCCCGGACGCGACGAGATGCACCCGGTCAAGAAGAGGGCCTTCAAGATGGTGCTCATCATCCTGGCCATCATTGTCGTCAACTATTTCCCACCCGTTGCCCTCTTCCCGTTCCAGGAGTACTTTGCAGATGACGTGTTCCGCTGCTACATCCACTACATCGCCTTCGGCTTCAtggacatcagcagcagcattcAGCCGGTGCTCTACCTCTCCAAGGTGAAGCTGGCTATTCCCTCATGCAGAAATaaagcctgctgctgctgtactgTGACTGGTGAAATGCAGGTGAGCACATAAGGATACGTTCAGGTCCACGTAatcaatataatataatgaaaGAACAAGTCATAGTCTCTTTTCAATAGATTTGTGCTAATTTTGTGGTGGTAATGTGATATGGTTTAGTCACCTCCACTTGGGGGACTGGGTGAGCTCCATTTACTGCAATTTACTCCAAACTCATGCTTGACACTTTTGGTGTTTATATAAATATTATGTATTATCATTTaagttttagattttttttgtattacacaCCCTGTATACATATTATCTAAATATAAAAGAgtcttgaaattgaaattgagcaAATTACATAACACTATTTCTGTATTATATTAAAGAtacttctctctatttctgtattATATTAAAGATACTGACAAGACGGATTTGTGTGATAAAGAAACTAATATAACagttaaaagaaaaacagttcTAATAGTATGCTACGTATGACCATGGTTTAATGAActatatctgtatgtatgagtTGGTACTTTCTGTTTGATAGACAAAATGCTGATCTCCCGACAACATGGCATAAAAAGCATATTACCTATTGAAAGTCAATTGAAACAATGTTAAACGTTATGGCCTTTCATAAATAATAAACGtatgtatattatatttgtttttcatAAGGACACTTAATTAGGAAATAAGGGGACTTCCTTATTGCAGTTTGACACTTCGCTGAATATTTTGTGACAATGTCTCCTTAatatgatatgttttttttttttacacctttCAGTGATGAAATAAAAGTACATTCTATGTAATTTACAAGAGCTTGACTAATGATACCCtcctttttaaaatgtattcccTACCTTTCGATACCTTTCTGAATATAGACTTTTAAGTGGTGGTAtaaggaaatgtaaatgtacactaAACACGGTCTGCAGCATAGGTAAAGTGACTGCAAATAACAATATCACACAGCTGTAGCCACTCAACAATGATAGATTTCTAACAAGCTGAAATTGTTCTAAATCGTAAAAACAGTCTGGTCATGTGATGTTTATTGTACTGTACTGATGTGCTGTAATGTCAGAGACCAGAACCTTATTTAATTCTTACTTTTTTGATGTGACGAAGTAGGCAAACAGGATGTTGCAATGGCAAAATGTATAATTGCTTTGCATGTGAATGGGTAACAGAGAACAGTCTTACACACTACCATATAACGGGTGAAACCACTGCCAAGATTATTAGAATTAGTCAAGGGTGCCAATGCAGTGACACTAATGAAATGCCCTGGCCACCACACCACAACGCCAAACAATCTCGCTGGAACACTGAATTGGAACACAGCAGCACCTGTGGCAACCTGACCCTCTCCAAGGAGAAGCGGAGTATTTCCCCCGGGTGAAAATTAAGGACCCGGCTGCATCAGTGCAGCCAGTGCTGACCCAGAGGTGAAGGCTCACAGTGAGAGCATTAGTCAGGCTCAATAACAGGAGTGTCATGCAAACGCACAAACATAACTCAGATTACGGCAACAGAATCATCACCACCGTATATTCCAGGTGTATCACTGCAGCACAGTGTTTGGCACGAATGTTGGGCACTATGATGGTGACTGCAGGGTATCAGGTGACGTTGGAACAAAACGGGTGGATCTGTGGAAGACTTGGCCACATCCAGTCCAGTATCACCTGCCGTTTGGAAGGCGGAAACTTAAACATTTTTTGTAAAGACTGTTAATTTCTCTTTGGCAAGACACATGTGCCATGCCAGTACCTCATCTCACGGCAAATTAAAGCAAATTTGTATTTGGTTACTGTGACAAAATGTATCTTCACCAAACCATACTACTACAATATAACTAAATCTATCTCAGATagcttgtatttgtgtgaaaattGGAGGGTATTAGAAATTACGTTGTCATGCTTTGATGAGCTTTGataaaaaattacaaaaaatgaCAGTAATTACAAaacttatttaaaaaatatgaacagaTTACTTCGATTCTATGGTTTAACCATTACCTGAGCTGGTGCTTTCAGTCATATGCACACAAAGCAAATTATTCTCAAgacatcataaaaaaaaaccagatTATTTGATTGCgcagcatgtgtgcatgtaagaagaaaaacaatattaaCAGTAACTTTTatgtaaacatacatatatatgtttatgttcaTGTGTTAACACCAACTTAAACTGTAAATGTGTTTGAACATGTCTACTGAATATGTCGCTATAATTCCCTCCCAGATAAAACATCCATTGAGTAACATTTCTCCAGTGTTTTCAAAGCAACATTCTTAACATTTGAGTATcaggaaaacaaaaaatcattcaTCTGTTCCTTTTTCTCTATGGCTAGGTAAGTAAAGCATAGTGGTGAGGTGGCTTGATACATAACAGTTACCAACAATCTTACCCCAAACTGTGTCAGAATCACCACATAGGGACCCATTTTGCattaataacaatacaattgttaCACTTCGGTAGAAAAATCCTGAATTATATTCATTTTTTCACGTGACAAAACATTTAAAGGCAgtttaatgtgtgtattttatttctcattttGGTTAGGTATAAACGGCACAACGCTTCAACTTTTCTCATCAACACAGTTGGACATCCTGCTATAACGGTTGATGTAATGATACAGATTCTTTCCATGGTAGTTATAAATAAGTATTTAATTAATATTTATGTCATGATTTACACAATGCTTTATTTTTTCCTCCCTAAGCATCTTCATCATTTAGTCCCCATTCAAAAACCTTAAAGACTATAAGCTATAGGTGATGATGATACAATAGAATATAACTGATACTCTTGAAGCAATCTACAGTATAGGTTATTTGATTTAGCTTATTGTGGGTGCTATCCTTTACATTACCACACTGATAGACAAGTATCTGAGTCTCTTAGACTAGCAACTAACAGCGGTTACCCATATCACTGAAGCAACAACAAAAGTCGGGCATATTAACCTGTAGTTTTATGGTACAGTCATTAAAGTATTGCACTAAATCGATACATCATCCGGCGAATGCACTGTGTGAATAGCTTTTTTTAAGTAATCTTTGTTACAGAACTACAATTCGTCTtaaaaacaacaagaaacaaATCAGCAGTGATTCTCTTTTTAAAGATTAAGACATCATACCTTATACATACATTTAGACTCAACAGTAGCTTCTATGCCATGTATTCCCCCTGAAAGGCTTTGAAACATTTACAATAAACCAGAAAAAAACTGGAATACGATACAGTAACAATCTATACGTCAGATTGACTGGGGTTCACAAAACAGTGATTACccatttttggaagaggtgcTTTATCTTCAATAAAGTACGCGTCACCAATGCAGTTacacaacataacataaaaaaaaatgttaagtgagagtttaaacaaaaaaaaacaaacaaacaaacaaacaaagacagtaACTTTACACAGCATTGTAAGGTCTcctcattcacattcacattcaaccTTTACAGTTTCAGCATGTGGCACGTCTGGTGTGCTAAGGCTCTCTTGTCTCTGGCTCTGAGTCTGACCCTGAGGTTCATCTGAAGCTGTCTGGCTTCTCTCTTTCGCCAGGCTCTTCTCCAGCGAGTGGCTCTTCTGGTGCTTCTTGAGGCTGGACATGTCGCTGTAGTTCTTCCCGCACTGCTGGCACGTGTACATCTTCTCCTTGGTGTGCACCTGCTCGTGCCGCTTCAGGTGGCCTGCGCGGCTGAAACTCTTGCCGCAGAAGGAGCAGCCGTACAGCTTCTCGCCCGTGTGAGTTCGCTGGTGCAGCTTGAGGCTGCTGGCCACACTGAAGCGCTTCCCGCACTCAGGGCAACCGTAGGGCTTCTCCCCCGTGTGCATGCGCTTGTGGATGGTCAGGTGTCCCGCTTGGCTGAAGGTCTTCTTGCACAGGTCGCAGCTGTACGGTCTCTCGCCCGTGTGGATGCGGTAGTGCGTCTTGAGGTCCCCCATGCCGTTGAAGCGCTTTCCGCACTGGCCGCAGCAGTAAGGCTTCTCGCCCGTGTGGATGCGCTCGTGGATGCGCAGGTTGCCCGCGTTGCTGAACGTCTTTCCGCAGAAACCGCAGCTGTATGGCCGCTcacctgtgtgcgtgcgcaagTGCACCTTGAGCTGGTTGTGCTCGCTGAAGCGCTTGCCACAGTGCGAGCAGCAGTAGGGGCGTTCGCCCGTGTGCACACGCTTGTGGATGCGCAGCTGGCCCTGGTGCCCGTAGCTCTTGCCGCACAGGTTGCAGCTGAAAGGCCGCTCGCCAGTGTGAGTTCGCTTGTGCGACTTGAGCAGGTCGGCCCGGCCGAAACGTTTGCCGCATTGGCCGCAGGTGTGCGCCTTCTCACCGCTGTGCGTACGCAGGTGGATATTCAGAGAGCCGACACGGCTGAACATCTTGTTGCACTCAGGGCAGTGGTAAAAACTGGGAGGGGTTTTGGTTTCCGATGCGCGCTGTGTGTCAGCGGACTGCGCCAGGTCCTTCCCCAAAACGTTTTCGTCCAGTGGCTGGCTGTCTAACGGGTTTCTGTCAGAATCTACCACTCCAGTCTCTTTTCCGTCTAGTAAAAACTCTCCACTGGCAGAGAATTCTGCCTCTGCTTCCGAACCAGCCCCCTCTGCGTCCTCCCCTCCACACTCTGCCCTCAATGTCTTTTCAATCTCCATCGTCTCCGAATCCCCAAAGTAGCTGCCTTCATTGTCGCTGGTCCCTAGGTGACTATCAGACACAATGGTGACCCTTACGTCATTGTCACTGTCTCTGGAATCTGAGCTGAGCTGGCCGTGGCGCTCGCCACTACCATACTCCAGCTCTGGTTCCTCTGTCTTGATCTGATTAGCTGCCAGGTTGAGAGGGGACTGGGCCTTGGAGAGGTCAATGGCACAGCCATCTTCCAGGTCAGGGTCAGATTTGATGGTGAAAGTGAAAACCGTACTGGAGTGGCCTTTCGCCCCGTCAGGAAACTGTGGGCCTTCTGGTGGTGGGGGTTGTCTCCTCATCTGAACACAGCCTTCAAACTGGTTGGGCTGTTCTCGCCTTGGCCTCCGGGAGTTGAGCTTTCTCCTGTTTTGGGTGGGCTGCCTGGAGAGCTTCGGCGCGGAGCCACAAGGCACGTCAACACACGCCGGCTCCCCTGGATACTGTTCTACTGATGTGTCCATACAGCAGTCGACAAAATGATTGCTCTCCTTGGCTGAAAAACATGACAGAAATATTTGGGTTTTTTACCCCCAAAAGATGTATGATACTGTCAAACTGTGTCAGATGGCTTAAATGCTACATACACCAAGAAGCAACTTATACTCCTACACTTCCTAGATACACAACTTACATTCTATTGTGCATTTCCAACTCTTTCTGAGTGTAACGAGCAAAATGTGATTGCCTAACTTAAATTGATGTTATTTTAAGAGGTTTTGTCAGGAAAATGTTCATGTTGATGTAGCAGGACCTTGCTCAAGTATCCAAATATATAAATCCAGTTCGGTCGGGTTAAAAGCATATCTGCAAACTCTGTTGGAGGCGGGTCTATGTGAAGCTGTAAGACCGCCCCGTCTGGCAAAATATCTTACTAACTTGACCCCTAAAATAAGTCTACCGGCTTGTGAGATAACGTGCTTTTTCTCAACAACTCAGTGCGTCTCATACTATCCTCTACACAACCATTAGCACAACAATAGTCCATGATAAAACTAAAAGGTTGTTAAAAAGCCAGTTCTGCAGACAAGcaactacaaacaaacatacaccagTGTTGACATGAAGAAGGGTTCGCTTGCATGTAAAGGCGTATTCATCATCCGCATACCTTTGCTTGACGACTTTATTCTGGTGTCACTTTCGTACAGCCTGCGCCTAAGATCTTCATTTTCAGTTTCAATCCTTTGAATTTTACCTTGATACTCGGACAATGTCTGCTCAACAGACTCCAGAATGTCACTCACGGTTGCTTTGAATATTTCATTTAGCGACGATTCCAAAAACGATTTTAAATTACTCGATTTCTCCATATCTACAAAAGTAATTTGATAAAGGATGACAGTGCGGTATTTTGATACAATGGTTTATTCCCCGTGAGGGTGTGATCTAGCGTGTGATGCTGCCGTGTACGGAACAAAGCCGTCGGGCACTGTTGACGCACTTGCAGCGACTGATGTAGTTTTGCCGTGACCTGGTTAGAGATCAGCAAAGACTGCCGCCCCTGGTGGCTTGGAGTGTGGAAGTCCCAATAGTTTTTGGTCAGTACCATAGGCctaaacacactaacactaactaaCATTGCCACTTTGTAAAGGGTTTTGCATATATGTTTACATGTAACTGCATAAGTGATCAATTCAAGAGGAAAATCCATCTGTCAAAATCAGACACTGCATAGTGGATATATCAGAGGCTCTACAtcctggaccccccccccccctctccctgcaaGCCTTCTATTTGTCTTGCTCTAAACTCAACTAACGTGGGGACAattgttgttatttgttttaatcAGCGTATTAAGCACTGTCAGAGATAAGACAGCTCAGAACTGAACATCTATGAAATGATTACTGCAGCGGATTGCATGATTGGGAAGCATAGAGATATAATTATACAGAGCTTTTCATTCATTTACTGCCGTGAGTGACTTCTTGTATTGAGGTAGGGTCATTGCATTGAACACGAGGCGCTAGGCTTATTCATCATGGTGCAAGCACACTccggcattcacacacacgacacaccaCCAACAAGTTCGCCCTCtctaaacacacgcacagcccagacaggaggagaaaacCACGCTAAAGAACACTAAACACACGTCACCACACGTAATTTCCCAAACCAGGAACTGTTGAACTCACCGCTACGATATATTTGCTATTCCAAACTGAACTGGAATCAGTTCCGCTTTGTATGAGCCTATATATAGTACGTTATCTAAAATAGCCGATACTGCCTTTTGAGTACAGTAGCTACACAGTCTCCATGCTACCTGCAAGTTAAACAGCTAGGCATAGGCAGTTTATCAATGTGAACCTACAACTCCCCCGGTAGACTAATATTAGTGCCCCTAGGCTTTGCGCCACCTTTCCTAAACACCTGTCACGCCACAGATGTGCAATCATCATTACGCTTAGCAATCACCTTTGCTAATGAACGCAGGAATGTGGTTTAGGCTACTATGGAGTTCCTTTTCCTACCCCCTCTagtggatggatgaatggaaggAATGCAGTTTAAACTTCTCCGTCAGTCAGTCAAATAGCCTCCGGCAATGGGTGTCGGCTCCACTATTACAGGTAGCCTCATCTTTCCGCGTTTAG encodes:
- the LOC105901502 gene encoding zinc finger protein 436 isoform X2 yields the protein MEKRTLTMITGGEKACNDRAKESNHFVDCCMDTSVEQYPGEPACVDVPCGSAPKLSRQPTQNRRKLNSRRPRREQPNQFEGCVQMRRQPPPPEGPQFPDGAKGHSSTVFTFTIKSDPDLEDGCAIDLSKAQSPLNLAANQIKTEEPELEYGSGERHGQLSSDSRDSDNDVRVTIVSDSHLGTSDNEGSYFGDSETMEIEKTLRAECGGEDAEGAGSEAEAEFSASGEFLLDGKETGVVDSDRNPLDSQPLDENVLGKDLAQSADTQRASETKTPPSFYHCPECNKMFSRVGSLNIHLRTHSGEKAHTCGQCGKRFGRADLLKSHKRTHTGERPFSCNLCGKSYGHQGQLRIHKRVHTGERPYCCSHCGKRFSEHNQLKVHLRTHTGERPYSCGFCGKTFSNAGNLRIHERIHTGEKPYCCGQCGKRFNGMGDLKTHYRIHTGERPYSCDLCKKTFSQAGHLTIHKRMHTGEKPYGCPECGKRFSVASSLKLHQRTHTGEKLYGCSFCGKSFSRAGHLKRHEQVHTKEKMYTCQQCGKNYSDMSSLKKHQKSHSLEKSLAKERSQTASDEPQGQTQSQRQESLSTPDVPHAETVKVECECE
- the LOC105901502 gene encoding zinc finger protein 436 isoform X3; this translates as MDTSVEQYPGEPACVDVPCGSAPKLSRQPTQNRRKLNSRRPRREQPNQFEGCVQMRRQPPPPEGPQFPDGAKGHSSTVFTFTIKSDPDLEDGCAIDLSKAQSPLNLAANQIKTEEPELEYGSGERHGQLSSDSRDSDNDVRVTIVSDSHLGTSDNEGSYFGDSETMEIEKTLRAECGGEDAEGAGSEAEAEFSASGEFLLDGKETGVVDSDRNPLDSQPLDENVLGKDLAQSADTQRASETKTPPSFYHCPECNKMFSRVGSLNIHLRTHSGEKAHTCGQCGKRFGRADLLKSHKRTHTGERPFSCNLCGKSYGHQGQLRIHKRVHTGERPYCCSHCGKRFSEHNQLKVHLRTHTGERPYSCGFCGKTFSNAGNLRIHERIHTGEKPYCCGQCGKRFNGMGDLKTHYRIHTGERPYSCDLCKKTFSQAGHLTIHKRMHTGEKPYGCPECGKRFSVASSLKLHQRTHTGEKLYGCSFCGKSFSRAGHLKRHEQVHTKEKMYTCQQCGKNYSDMSSLKKHQKSHSLEKSLAKERSQTASDEPQGQTQSQRQESLSTPDVPHAETVKVECECE
- the LOC105901600 gene encoding uracil nucleotide/cysteinyl leukotriene receptor, whose amino-acid sequence is MSALFINSTLLLIHRPSNASVVVLTVFEGCKDKPEVLLFYFCLQFINLFMGVPANVMVLWLIHKTKGDSSTSDIFILHLAVLDTFFCLIPPLEFANLMYLTADTTWYVLRFFYGVKDSSPLFLSCICMDRYMAVRHPITFTELKDRKHRPVCAAVVWLVTLAYSAAKCVGNIPNFEKAFTVMILAAFVFMVFCNVSILWALRQSGPGRDEMHPVKKRAFKMVLIILAIIVVNYFPPVALFPFQEYFADDVFRCYIHYIAFGFMDISSSIQPVLYLSKVKLAIPSCRNKACCCCTVTGEMQVST
- the LOC105901502 gene encoding zinc finger protein 436 isoform X1 encodes the protein MEKSSNLKSFLESSLNEIFKATVSDILESVEQTLSEYQGKIQRIETENEDLRRRLYESDTRIKSSSKAKESNHFVDCCMDTSVEQYPGEPACVDVPCGSAPKLSRQPTQNRRKLNSRRPRREQPNQFEGCVQMRRQPPPPEGPQFPDGAKGHSSTVFTFTIKSDPDLEDGCAIDLSKAQSPLNLAANQIKTEEPELEYGSGERHGQLSSDSRDSDNDVRVTIVSDSHLGTSDNEGSYFGDSETMEIEKTLRAECGGEDAEGAGSEAEAEFSASGEFLLDGKETGVVDSDRNPLDSQPLDENVLGKDLAQSADTQRASETKTPPSFYHCPECNKMFSRVGSLNIHLRTHSGEKAHTCGQCGKRFGRADLLKSHKRTHTGERPFSCNLCGKSYGHQGQLRIHKRVHTGERPYCCSHCGKRFSEHNQLKVHLRTHTGERPYSCGFCGKTFSNAGNLRIHERIHTGEKPYCCGQCGKRFNGMGDLKTHYRIHTGERPYSCDLCKKTFSQAGHLTIHKRMHTGEKPYGCPECGKRFSVASSLKLHQRTHTGEKLYGCSFCGKSFSRAGHLKRHEQVHTKEKMYTCQQCGKNYSDMSSLKKHQKSHSLEKSLAKERSQTASDEPQGQTQSQRQESLSTPDVPHAETVKVECECE